A genomic stretch from Sulfobacillus thermosulfidooxidans includes:
- the pglZ gene encoding BREX-3 system phosphatase PglZ, with product MTWRQRIVDFICASSTRVRVVSDPASLLLDEALLALLQEQGIVLLTYEDPLRFRLVYEEDFRMKWDQHQSTPDLVVRTDDFDFHHLPYDLVSRGFRLYLSLGQIFPHLDLNALQDLDSRAFDLILESPRYPRRSLSYEESLVFIMRTLYRVDPELVGNEEDLLALIFRIHSMGFGLPSRLATWLSASLSQHWHNDIMLSEVLTSKEKWQQCLANWSQRNDLLSLQGRYWLKRLGGDDQIGEQKVIVGEETYQGIEEFLHREHIVGLDWIDKAYDMARIYLAAYLGDDSRSEITKDIDRIFYEWVLHQYALMASLPSQPRPKMVHHIPQWISRQDPSVHNRWALVVLDGLSLPEWIYLRQFLPLRWDGCDQWAAMAWVPSITSVSRQAIFSGRIPRAFAGSIYTTQGEEKAWKTFWKEQGMDLYRVLYRNTVDTMTVTDFMQEIDSRDAIVVGCVANMVDDLAHHAQMGMKQILIDLKQWMKDVGWLSQFIKALQDRHFHIVITSDHGHTPVRGIGKPPTGSLSATKGERVQIFGSDTLRRGINHDNRWGIDWPFTHTLPPGTYPLLARAHEAFNTDAQGVSHGSISWEELMVPVVIIW from the coding sequence ATGACGTGGCGCCAACGCATTGTCGATTTCATTTGTGCGTCCAGCACAAGGGTACGGGTTGTCTCTGATCCTGCTAGCCTGTTATTAGATGAAGCATTACTGGCGCTGTTGCAGGAGCAAGGCATTGTGCTCCTCACCTACGAGGATCCCCTGCGGTTTCGTTTAGTTTATGAAGAGGATTTTCGTATGAAGTGGGATCAGCATCAGAGCACTCCGGATTTGGTGGTACGAACAGATGATTTCGATTTCCATCATCTGCCCTATGACCTGGTGAGCCGCGGGTTCCGGCTCTATTTGTCCTTGGGACAGATATTTCCCCATTTGGATCTGAACGCACTACAGGATCTTGATTCCCGCGCTTTCGACCTGATTCTGGAATCACCCCGTTATCCGCGACGGAGCTTGAGTTATGAAGAAAGTCTCGTATTCATTATGCGTACTTTATACCGGGTCGATCCTGAATTAGTGGGCAACGAAGAAGACCTTCTTGCCTTGATTTTCCGGATTCATTCCATGGGCTTTGGGTTACCATCTCGATTGGCGACGTGGCTGAGTGCTTCTTTGAGCCAGCATTGGCATAATGACATCATGTTATCAGAAGTGCTGACATCCAAGGAAAAATGGCAACAATGTCTTGCCAATTGGTCTCAAAGAAACGACCTATTATCCTTGCAAGGCAGATATTGGTTGAAACGCTTAGGCGGCGATGATCAGATTGGCGAACAGAAGGTGATTGTTGGCGAGGAAACCTATCAAGGCATTGAAGAGTTTTTGCACCGGGAGCATATCGTCGGTCTGGATTGGATTGATAAAGCGTATGACATGGCACGTATTTACCTGGCTGCCTATTTAGGAGATGATTCGCGTTCTGAGATCACCAAAGACATTGACCGCATCTTTTATGAATGGGTGCTGCATCAGTACGCACTGATGGCATCTTTACCCTCTCAGCCCCGTCCTAAAATGGTTCATCATATTCCCCAATGGATAAGCCGTCAGGATCCTAGTGTCCACAACCGGTGGGCTCTGGTGGTGCTTGACGGACTTAGTTTGCCGGAATGGATTTATCTGCGCCAGTTTCTTCCATTGAGATGGGATGGGTGCGATCAATGGGCAGCGATGGCGTGGGTGCCGAGCATAACCAGTGTTTCGCGCCAAGCAATATTTTCAGGACGCATTCCTCGGGCCTTTGCCGGATCCATTTATACAACCCAAGGGGAAGAGAAGGCATGGAAAACCTTTTGGAAGGAACAGGGCATGGATTTATACCGTGTTCTTTACCGAAATACTGTAGATACAATGACAGTGACAGACTTCATGCAGGAAATAGACAGCCGCGATGCGATCGTGGTAGGATGTGTCGCGAACATGGTCGATGATTTAGCGCATCATGCTCAAATGGGCATGAAGCAAATTCTCATTGATTTAAAACAGTGGATGAAAGACGTGGGTTGGTTGTCTCAATTTATCAAAGCACTTCAGGATCGACACTTCCATATTGTCATTACGAGCGACCACGGGCATACCCCGGTGCGGGGGATTGGCAAACCTCCTACCGGATCATTAAGTGCGACTAAAGGGGAACGCGTTCAAATTTTTGGATCGGACACGCTCCGCCGGGGGATTAATCATGATAATCGGTGGGGTATTGACTGGCCCTTTACCCATACCTTGCCACCCGGAACGTATCCCTTATTAGCGCGCGCGCATGAAGCATTCAATACGGATGCGCAAGGTGTGAGTCATGGCAGTATTTCTTGGGAGGAACTCATGGTGCCGGTGGTGATCATATGGTGA